TTGTGAAATCGCGAAAACCACCGGCAGCGTAACGGAAGATCTCCAGATTTTCATTGCGCTTGGCCAATGAATCGACCAGACCGAAGGCCAGCAGGTGCGGCAGATGACTGGTCGCGGCAAGCACTTCGTCGTGACGCTCGACCTGCATGTGCTCGACATCGGCGCCCAGTTCGCGCCAGAGCCGGTCAACCACCGCCAGGGCGGCAGGATCGGTCTGCTTGAGCGGCGTCAGGATTACCTTGTGTCGGCGGAACAGCTCGGTATTCGAGGCCTCTACCCCGCTCTGCTCGGAACCGGCAATCGGGTGCCCCGGGACGAAACGAGCCGGCATGCCGCCGAACGCTTCAGTCGCCGCGCGCACCACGTTGCCTTTGGCACTGCCGACATCCGTGAGGATCGCCGCACCCAAATCCATAACAGCCAAACGCGCGAGCAGTTTTTCCATCGCCAGAATCGGCACCGCCAGTTGAATCACATCGGCACCGACACAAGCTGCCGCCAAATCGTCTTCACAACGATCGACCACACCCAATTCGACCGCGAGCTTGCGCGATTGCGGATCCAGATCGACGCCGACCACTTCACGGCACAGGCCGCTCTCACGCAAACCCTTGGCAAACGAACCACCGATCAACCCCAGACCGACCACCACAAGGCGACCGATCATAGGTGCAGCAGGTTGCAGCGCAGTGACATCAACCACGAGCCAGAACCTTGCGCAGCGCCTCGAGGAAACGGCTGTTTTCCGCTGGCAGACCGATGGTCACGCGCAGGTGGTTCGGCATGCCGTAATTGGCCACCGGACGCACGATCACGCCTTCGCGCAGCAAGCCCTGGAAAATTGGCGCCGCGACCTGGCCGAGATCGACGCAGATGAAGTTGCCTTTGGACTCGATCCAGCCCAGCCCCAGCTCGCGCAAACCGGCCTGCAACTGCTGCATGCCGGATTCGTTGAGCTGACGGCTTTGCGCCAGATACTCATCGTCCTTCAATGCTGCACAAGCTGCGGCAAGGGCGAGGCTGTTGACGTTGAACGGCTGGCGAACGCGGTTCAGCACATCCGCCACGACAGGGGTCGACAAGCCATAACCGACGCGCAGCGCGGCCAGACCATAGGCCTTGGAGAAGGTGCGCGACACCAGCAGGTTCGGGTACGCCGCGAGGAAGTCAAGACCGTCCGGCAAGTCGCTGCCTTCGGCGTATTCGATGTACGCCTCGTCGAGCACCACCAGCACATGCTCGGGAACGTCTTGCAGGAATTCGTCCAGCGCTTCGGCGCCAAACCAGGTGCCGGTCGGGTTGTTCGGGTTGGCGATAAACACCACGCGGGTGTTGGCATCAATGGCCGCAAGCATCGCCGGGAGGTCATGGCCCCAGTCTTTGGCTGGAACGACTTTGGCCTGCGCACCGACAGCTTGGGTAGCAATCGGATACACAGCGAAAGCGTGCTCACTGAACACCGCATTCAGGCCCGGCGCCAAGTAGGCACGCGCAACCAGCTCAAGAATGTCGTTGGAGCCATTACCCAGCGTGACCTGATTCAGCTCGACGCGGCACTGCTCGGCGAGCAGCGATTTCAGGGCGAAACCATTGCCGTCCGGGTAGCGGGTCAGCTCGGTCAGCTCATCGCGGATCGCCGCCAATGCCTTCGGGCTGGCGCCCAATGGGTTTTCGTTGCTCGCCAGTTTGACGATTTTTGCCGGATCCAGATCCAGCTCGCGCGCCAGTTCGTCCACAGGCTTGCCCGGAACGTACGGCGAAAGTTGTTGCACGCCCGGCTGTGCCAGAGCGAGGAAGTTGCCACTCATTTGCTACCGCCCTTAGAGAACTGCTTTCGGGTAGGAACCCAGCACTTTGAGTGCTACTGCTTCCTGACTGATCTTTTCCAGCACACCTTTGATCAACGGATCACGGTGGTGGCCGACAAAGTCGATGAAGAACACGTAGGTCCATTTGCCGCTGCGCGACGGACGGGTTTCGATGCGGGTCAGGTCGATGCCATTGTCGTGGAACGGCACCAGCAGCTCATGAAGCGCGCCGGGCTTGTTGCTCATCGACACGATGATCGAAGTCTTGTCGTCGCCGGTCGGCGGCACTTCCTGGTTACCGATCATCAGGAAGCGTGTCGAGTTGTCCGGACGATCTTCGATTTTCTCGGCCAGACGCGTAAGACCGTACAGCCCCGCCGCCATGTCACCAGCGATCGCCGCGGAATTCCATTCACCCTTGACCCGCTTGGCCGCTTCCGCGTTGCTCGACACCGCGACGCGTTCGACATTCGGGTAATGCGCGTCCAGCCACTTGCGGCACTGGGCCAGCGACTGCGCATGGGAATAGATGCGGCTGATGCTGTCGGTCTTGGTGTTTTCGCCGACCAGCAGATGATGGTGGATGCGCAGCTCGACTTCGCCGCAGATCACCATGTCGTGCTCGAGGAAGCTGTCCAGCGTGTGGTTGACCGCGCCTTCGGTGGAGTTTTCCACCGGCACCACGCCGAAATTCACCGCACCGGCCGCCACTTCGCGGAACACTTCGTCGATGGCCGCCATCGGCTTGCTGATCACCGCGTGGCCGAAGTGCTTCATCGCTGCCGCTTGAGTGAAGGTGCCTTCAGGGCCGAGGTAAGCCACTTTCAGCGGCTGCTCCAGCGCCAGGCACGAGGACATGATTTCGCGGAACAGCCGCGCCATCTCTTCGTTGCCCAGCGGCCCCTGATTGCGCTCCATCACGCGCTTGAGCACCTGAGCTTCGCGCTCGGGACGATAGAACACCGGCACTTCGCCTTCGGCCAGCGAGGCCATCTTCACGCGGGCGACTTCCTGGGCGCAACGCGCACGCTCACTGATCAGCTCGAGGACCTTGGTGTCCAGAGCGTCGATGCGAACGCGCAGTGCCTTGAGTTCTTGCTCGGACATCAGCCGTGTTCCTTCTCGAATTCCGCCATGTACGCCACCAGCGCGTTGACCGCGGTGATGTCGACGGCGTTGTAGATGGAGGCGCGCATGCCGCCCACCGAGCGGTGGCCCTTGAGGTTGAGCAGGCCGCGTTCGTCGGCACCGGCGAGGAACGGCTTGTCCAGACGATCGTCAGCCAGACGGAACGGCACGTTCATCCACGAGCGATCCGATTTGTTGATCGGGTTGCTGTAGAGGCCGCTGGCATCGATGAAGTCGTACAGG
This genomic interval from Pseudomonas koreensis contains the following:
- the pheA gene encoding prephenate dehydratase — encoded protein: MSEQELKALRVRIDALDTKVLELISERARCAQEVARVKMASLAEGEVPVFYRPEREAQVLKRVMERNQGPLGNEEMARLFREIMSSCLALEQPLKVAYLGPEGTFTQAAAMKHFGHAVISKPMAAIDEVFREVAAGAVNFGVVPVENSTEGAVNHTLDSFLEHDMVICGEVELRIHHHLLVGENTKTDSISRIYSHAQSLAQCRKWLDAHYPNVERVAVSSNAEAAKRVKGEWNSAAIAGDMAAGLYGLTRLAEKIEDRPDNSTRFLMIGNQEVPPTGDDKTSIIVSMSNKPGALHELLVPFHDNGIDLTRIETRPSRSGKWTYVFFIDFVGHHRDPLIKGVLEKISQEAVALKVLGSYPKAVL
- the hisC gene encoding histidinol-phosphate transaminase, whose translation is MSGNFLALAQPGVQQLSPYVPGKPVDELARELDLDPAKIVKLASNENPLGASPKALAAIRDELTELTRYPDGNGFALKSLLAEQCRVELNQVTLGNGSNDILELVARAYLAPGLNAVFSEHAFAVYPIATQAVGAQAKVVPAKDWGHDLPAMLAAIDANTRVVFIANPNNPTGTWFGAEALDEFLQDVPEHVLVVLDEAYIEYAEGSDLPDGLDFLAAYPNLLVSRTFSKAYGLAALRVGYGLSTPVVADVLNRVRQPFNVNSLALAAACAALKDDEYLAQSRQLNESGMQQLQAGLRELGLGWIESKGNFICVDLGQVAAPIFQGLLREGVIVRPVANYGMPNHLRVTIGLPAENSRFLEALRKVLARG